TTTTGTAGTCAAGGTCTGTCTAAGTGAAGACCTTATGTTAAGGGCGGTCTGGTCCAAGGTACGGGGTTACCCGTTGTATATCTGAAGTTCGATCAACCTGTAAAAAGTGCGGTAATAACTGTCGCTGATGTGAATGGCAGGATTTGTCAGCAGGCGACAGTGAAAGGCGCTACCGGTGAATTAGATTTATCCAATGCCAGCCCTGGTATTTATATCCTTACCATGCAAACCAACAACGGGCGGAAGGTAAGCTACAAAGTCGTTAAGCAATAAGTGTAACGGATGATAAATAAAGGAGCTGTCACCAATGGTGGCAGCTCTTTTATTTAAAGGAGAGACAGTTGGTTCCTATTCGCTATCTACTGGTCCACATGTACCAATTGTAAAAGCTCTTGGTCACGTAGCCATATATTGATATGTTTTGTTGCACATTTTAGACTATATGCCTCGCTGACAAAGGTTTTGCGACGAGTGTCTTCGTAGTTGTGCTAACTTTCCCTACCTTCGCGATCTTTAATTTCACGATTATTTGTCTATATATATGAAAAGTCATCTATCGCTTTCGCGGTTGCTGGGTTCAAAGGATATATACCCCAATGAAGCGCTGTCAACCAAACGGCATTATGCAGAACGGATTGGTAGCAAGAGATTGCGCCAGTTTGCTGCGCTGTATTTAAGTCCGGTCAAACAAAAAGAGGATATAGCATTGGAAGAGCTGAT
This Chitinophaga sancti DNA region includes the following protein-coding sequences:
- a CDS encoding T9SS type A sorting domain-containing protein, whose product is MNGRICQQATVKGATGELDLSNASPGIYILTMQTNNGRKVSYKVVKQ